The Prosthecomicrobium sp. N25 nucleotide sequence GTCCGCATTCCTCGTTGACGCCCGGCTTCTCTACGACGCCTCCGACAAGTCCGAAGGGGCTGCCCCCTGCATCATCACGGTCAACGGCGCCTTCGCGCGGAACAACCGAGGCCTCGTCACCCGCCTTCTCGTCCATCGCTCGCGGGCCCGATGGCTGCGAGGCCTTCTCGCGCTTCGACCACCCGAACGGCCTCCAGTATGGACGAGGGGGCGAAAGGTCTGGCCCTTCGTCGTTTTGCGGACTGCAACATCGCGTGAAGCTGATCTACTTGAATAACAGTCATCGAGGCGGAAGCCATCCCCGGAAGCAGCCAGCAACCGGGGCCGGGTTGACGGTGTCGGCGTCCTTTCAGCGCCGACCCGGTGATCGCTGGTGACCCGCGGCGGCTTGGGGTGCCGGCGCGGCCCGGCAGGAAACCCTCCTCATGTCCGACAATGCCAAACATCGCGTCCGGCAACTGAGTGGACTCCCGTCCTACCTGGAAGCTCATGGCGTTCCCGCCGAGACGGTGCTCGGCTGCGCGGGGCTCGAATTGAGCGACTTCGAGGATCCGGTGGCGACCGTGACCCGAGCCCAGTTCGCAACGGTGCTGGCCGAGGCTGCCCGGCAACTCGGCACGCCCGGCATCGGCCTCGAGTACGGGTCATGGATGGGGCCCGGGCAGCTCGGCCTCTCCGCCAGGGCGGTGCCCTTCGGGCCGACCCTCGCGGACGGCCTGACCGCCGCCGCGCGGCTGGTCCCGCGGTTCCACGGCGAAGCCCGCTCCACCCTGGAGCGAAACGGCCACGCGGCGGCTTTCACCTTCGACCTGTTCGGCAGCGATCCCCAGTTCGTCTCGCAGCTCTACGAGTGCTGGATGGTCGTCACCCACCGGGTGATCGCCGCCTTCCTGGGGCCCGCCTGGCGGCCGCTCCTGATCGAGTTCCGGCACCGCCCGGTCCACGCGCAGGCGGTCTACGAGGAGACGTTCGGGGCCCCCGTCCGCTTCGGCGCGCCGCGATGCGCCCTCTCGTTTCCCGTCGAAGGTCTGGAGTCCCATGCCCGATCCGGGACGGAAGGTCCCGAGGCGGGCTTCGGCCGCGAGTATGCGAGCCTTTCGATCCAGAAGGAGCGCTGGCTCGACGGAAACCGGCTGATCGAACATGTCGAGCGGATCATCGACGGTTCGCTGGGCCAGAAGACCTTGTCCTGCGCGGCCACCGCCAAGGCGCTCGGACTGCCTCAGCGGACGCTGCAATACCGTCTGGAAAGCCTCGGCTTGACCTATCAGGAACTGGTCGACCGCCGCCGCAGGCGGGCGGCGGAGGAGTATCTGGGCAACCAGAATCGCAGTGTGACCGACGTCGCCTTCCTGCTCGGCTACGACGACACCTCGCACTTCA carries:
- a CDS encoding AraC family transcriptional regulator, producing the protein MSDNAKHRVRQLSGLPSYLEAHGVPAETVLGCAGLELSDFEDPVATVTRAQFATVLAEAARQLGTPGIGLEYGSWMGPGQLGLSARAVPFGPTLADGLTAAARLVPRFHGEARSTLERNGHAAAFTFDLFGSDPQFVSQLYECWMVVTHRVIAAFLGPAWRPLLIEFRHRPVHAQAVYEETFGAPVRFGAPRCALSFPVEGLESHARSGTEGPEAGFGREYASLSIQKERWLDGNRLIEHVERIIDGSLGQKTLSCAATAKALGLPQRTLQYRLESLGLTYQELVDRRRRRAAEEYLGNQNRSVTDVAFLLGYDDTSHFTRAFKRWSGLCPRDFKRLAGRTAAGP